The Naumannella cuiyingiana DNA window CGGAACAGCGCGCGGTAGAGCGAGGCCGGTTCATCATCATTGAGTGACATCGCAGCCAACCTCGGCTAGAACTGACGTGCGTGTCAATACTGCCGTTCCATCGCCCGTCGCCGGCCCCGCTCGGCTCGGATCGGACCAGCTCGGAGCGGCTCGGCTCGGCAGCGCACGGCAGAGGGAGGGGGTGCCGGTGAGCGAGGAGTCGGGGATCGGACAGGACCCGGCCGGTCGTCACGCGGCCGCGCGCCTCGAACAGCTCACCCCGAAGGCGCGGCGGACCCGCGAGCGGCTGCTGCGCGCGGCCCGCACCGTGTTCGAGCGCGACGGCTTCCTGAACGCCCGGGTGATGGATGTCGCCGAGGAGGCCCGGGTCGCCCACGGCACGTTCTACACCTACTTCGACTCCAAGACCGACATTTTCCGCGTGCTGTGCCTGGACCTGATGCCCGGCATCTACGAGCACGGGCCGGCGGAGAGATCGCTGACCCGGGTGCAGCGCATCGAGCGCGGCAACCTGCGGTTCTACCGGGTCTACAAGGAACACCGCCGGCTGATCGGGCTGCTGGAGCAGGTGACGACATTCGACGATGAGGTGCACGCCCTGCGGATCCACCTGCGGCACACCGCGGAGCGGCGCGTGCTCGGCATGATCAAGCGGCAGCAGGCGTGCGGCGCGCTGAAGCCCACGCTCGACCCGGAGGTGGTGGCGAGCGCGCTGATCGCGATGACGACGCACAGCTTCTACACCTGGCACGTCACCGAGGACCGCGACTACGACCTCACCGAGGCCAACCGCACGCTGACCTACCTGTGGGCGAGCGCGCTGGGCGTGCGGGCCGATCCGGCGGACGAGGAGTTCTACCAATCGCTCGGCCGCGCCGAACCGGGCGAGGACTGACCGCTCCGAGCGGTACGCGATGCGCCCCCTCAGGTGCACGGGCCGGGGATGATCGCGGCCCGCTCGCCGCGGCCCTGCGTACCGTATGTCGAGACAGGGGTTCCGCGTCCGGCAATCCGCGCCACACAATGGCGGGGTGCATCGCCTGAGCATCATCATTGCGCAGCGCGTCTGACCAGCGGATCGTCGGACGCGCAACCTCTCGTTCCCACGGGAGGTTTTTTCTTTGCCCGGCGAGTGCACCCCAGCAACGAGGACGATCATGACCACAGCCCCCAGCCTGAACGGCCAGGCGACGGCGCCGCGTCAGCCCGGCACCTTCCACGTCTACGACACGACCCTGCGCGACGGCGCGCAGCAGGAGGCGATGCGCCTCACCGTCGCGGACAAGCTGCGAATCGCGGGCTACCTGGACGAGCTGGGCGTGGGCTGGATCGAGGGCGGCTGGCCCGGCGCGAATCCGAACGACACCGCGTTCTTCGCCGCCGCCGCCGACGACCTGAAACTGAAGAACGCGACGCTGGTCGCGTTCGGCGCCACCCGCCGCCCCAACGGCCGGGCCGCCGACGACCCGCTGGTCGCCGCGCTGCGCGACTCGCTCGCCTCGACGGTCTGCCTGGTCGCCAAGAGCCACGTCGGTCACGTCGAGCGCGCGCTGCGCACGACCCGCGAGGAGAACCTCGC harbors:
- a CDS encoding TetR family transcriptional regulator; the protein is MSEESGIGQDPAGRHAAARLEQLTPKARRTRERLLRAARTVFERDGFLNARVMDVAEEARVAHGTFYTYFDSKTDIFRVLCLDLMPGIYEHGPAERSLTRVQRIERGNLRFYRVYKEHRRLIGLLEQVTTFDDEVHALRIHLRHTAERRVLGMIKRQQACGALKPTLDPEVVASALIAMTTHSFYTWHVTEDRDYDLTEANRTLTYLWASALGVRADPADEEFYQSLGRAEPGED